Part of the Triticum aestivum cultivar Chinese Spring chromosome 4D, IWGSC CS RefSeq v2.1, whole genome shotgun sequence genome is shown below.
GGGTCGGACAGCTCAGGCAACGAGCAGATCCAGCTCGATCCGTACTGCGTCTTGGACCGCTACTTTCATGAGAAGGATGACAAGGGCGCTTGAAAGGGTAAGGACAGCTATGGATGATTTCTTCATAGCTAGTATACATAGGTAAACATGTCAATTGTTGGTTGTCCGATGGCATGTTCCGATGTAATACGTGTTGCGTGAGTTTGTATGAATTTAAGGTATACCAATTAAGATGTCCGGTTGTGAGAAGAGAAATTTGAGGTGTGTCCGGTGAGTGTCCGCGGACAAATCCGGAGGTGTCTGTGGGGTTTGTGGGACGGGATTTGCCAAAGGGAAACGTTTCCAGTCGGTGTGCCGGCTGAAACGTTCCGCCGGTCACGTCCCACTCTCGCAAGGGCCCACGCGTAGCACCGCTTAAGTTTTCTTATCCTCTCGCACCGAGCGCTCCTGGCCACTCGTACCACCGCATCTTCTtccccatggcatcccaaatcaCCTTCTCTCCGCCGATGACCTCGTCCATCGCTGCACCAACCTCCCCCGCAAATAGGCGCCTACTGCTGGAGGCACCCACCACCGCGCGCGGCAAGTGGAGGAGGTCATGGCCTGCAGGTCCTCCATCCTCACGGTTGCGCGCGACGGGGGGCCGTGCTGCAACCATTGCGTGGTCACGGCTTTGGGGCGGCTGTGAGGACGGCGTATGCGGTGCGGGTGCTGGGAAGGACGTCCATGCGCGCTGGAGACGGTGGCCAGCGATGCTGCAACCGGCCACGGCGACAGCAACCGCTGTCCCAATTTGCTGCAATGAGCAACGACCGGTGAGGATAGGGACATCCATTTTTcctttttgctggaaccaactcTTGTTTTGCTGGAACAGGCGTCCGAATTTGCTGCCATAGCGAGAAACAACTTGTGAGGATGGCGACAACAATTTttcttttttgctggaaccagctccCTATTTTGCTGGAAACGACATCGCAGGGTGCTGGGACGGGCGAACTCGTGTTTTGCTACAATCGATCACTCGGAGTTCTTCCTTATGAGTCGTTTTGCTGGAACCGGTGTTCAATTTTGCTGGAACCGGGTAATCTTTTGCTACAATCATCGATGGAGTTCTTGATGAATGAGTTGTTTTTGCTGCAACCGTTGTTCAATTTTGCTGGAACCGGGCAATTTTTTGCTATAATCGACCATGGAGCTTTTCCCTGCTAAATTTGCTTTTGCTGGAACCGGTGCATATTTTTGCTGGAAGCTGGTATTTTTTTTTGGTATAACCATTGGAGCTTTTTTTGCTGAAACCGGGGCAGCAAAAAGCTACATCCAACACTGCCGGCGATGGAGATGACGGCCTGCGGTGCTGCATACAGGGCTCACCGGCCACCACGGTAATCATCGGTTTTTGCTACAACCATTATCAAAATTTGCTACAACCGTTGTCGATTTTGCTATAACCGGTGTATTTGCATTTTTGCTACATTGCACAAGCCAACGTCTTGATTTTTTGCTACAACCCTTGCTCGATTTTGTTGGAACGGGCGCTCAGTTTTGCTGGAACAGGTGACCGAGATGTTACGACGGTGAGATCTGACCGACGAGCTGCGGCATCAAGCGTGAGCGGCGACGAGCATGATGGCGAGCTATGGCCCTCGCCATCGGAGCCGCAATCGTCGCCACCAGAGCTACAACCACGGGTGCCGATGTTACATGCGTGGAGCTGGccaccggcggcgacggcggcgaccatTGGCGGGGGCGGCGACCGGCGGTGACCATCGGCGGGGGGCCGCGACCGGTGATGATTTGAAGTTGGTCGCGCTCGCTCATCCATGGCGGCGGTGCCCGCTGCTCCTTTTTTCCGCTGTGCTCACGAGATTCATTTTTTTTTAAGAAAGGAACTGCACGAGAGCTAAATCTAACGGCAACACATGCTTGCATCGAACGGTTGGGGCTCGACCGGCCCAAACGGTTCGGCCGGCGCGCCGCGCCTATAAGCGCCCTTTGCCAAATCGGCTGTAGATGCTCCAACCTTCCTTCCCATTTCCTACAAACACTTCTCTGCCTCCTCTTCCTTCACCCCCTTCCGGCGCCTCCAAACCCTAGCCCGTCGAGCCAGCCGGAAGAAGCGGCGAGACATTATGGGGTGGGCCGCGCGGTTCCTGACTGCGGTCTCATTCCTCGCCGCGGGCGTCCTCTTCGCGCCGGACGCGCTCTTCGGCGGGGCCCCCGGCCGCCCAGCCGCGGGCGTCGCGGCGGCGAGGCTGGCCCATGTACTCTGCTTCGCCACCGCATGGGGAGCCGCGCTCTGGGTCACCTTCATCGGCGGCATCGTCATGTTCAAGTAAAAAAGTTTGCCCCGTCTCAGTTAAATTTCTTAGCCTCGCGTGTGTGGGAATTCGTCCAGGCTTTCGTTGCCTTTATTATTATTGCGCTTACTCGGTACTTACATCTTACATGTTCCACCATTTGTAAATAGCTTCAGAATTTAGGCAGTTTTGGTGCCTCCCGTTGCATTTGGTAGGTTTCCACTATGCTCAAATGCAATTTCTTTGGGACAGGCAACACAGATTTTGAGATAGGACCCCATACCTTCTCAGCAATTCGTCTCACCTTCTACAACTTAGTATGTTTTTACAATATCGCCCGTTTATGCATGCTTGCTAGCACAAAAACATATTAGCAGAACATCCAAAGATATTTTAATCCAAGGGAAGGAACACACACAGCTTGTAAACTGAAGACATTTGATTGTTCAGTATCTAGAGAGATGTAGATCTCCTATGAAGCATTAGCCACAAGCCTGTAACGACTGTGGTTACCCTTTACTACTAGAATATCTGAATTTTGAAAGCACCAATGCTATTCAGCTTTTACAAGAAAGTTGGGTTGTTTACTTGATCCGTAAGATGCATTGTCAGAGCAATACATCGGATGCACTTAGAATGCTATATCGTTTGCTGGATTGTTGAACTCTGTGCCTTCATTGTTGTGAAACCTGCAATCATAAGCAATTGATATTGTTTTGATCTAATCTCCTGGATAATGAAGGCATTTGCCAAGACACCAGTTCGGGAGTCTGCAAGGGAAGATGTTCCCAGCATACTTCATGTTGATATCGGTGTGTTCAGCTATATCGGTTGCAGCATTTGCATACCTCAACCCATGGAAGACAGCATCAACTATTGAGCGTTACCAGCTTGGTTTCCTTCTTGCTGCCCTCGGTTTTGACCTGTCCAATCTTCTGGTCTTCACCCCCATGACTATCGAGGTCAGTCCTTTACGTACTCATTAGTCTTGTTTACAAGGTCACATTACCCTTTTTGCCTTCTCATACTTCTACTTACAAGGAAAATTTGTATTGTATTTGTGCTAGATGACAATTGCGATGATTAGTGAAGTTTCATTTTATAGAGTCATCTGTTGTTTAATGTCATAAAATATTGGTACATCTGTCATGACACACGGTCTTGGATTAACAGTTCCGTGCAGAAATCACAGGCACATCCGGATTTCTGTTAGTGTTTGTAATAATATTATCGGTAGTGAACAAAAGTAACATGGtagttaccccgcaaaaaaaaacatggTAGTTGGCCTTCGCAGCCTCGTAGGTGATGCTGTTCCCATACAGAGAATCATAATACATGGTGACACGGACTTGGTTGTGTAGTatatgttttttttttgcgggtgtgtAGTATATGTTATACGGCCTGCGAATCATACTGGTTGCTGCAAACAGCTATAGTGTGTGGTTTAAAGTAGTAACCGTTCAGGGGGACTGGATCCTTGCGATGAGCTCAGAAGAACCTATGCTGTATGCAGCTGTTGATTCACAGTAGCAACTTTGCTCATCTTGcgcagatgatgatgaagaggcaCAAGATCGAGAAGGATCTTGGCATCGGTGGTGAGGTGGGACGGTCAAGGAATGCCGAGTTAGCAAAGACAAACCCTGCACTCGCAGCGATGAACAAGAAGTTTGGGATGATCCACGGGCTGTCGTCCCTGGCAAACATCATGGCATTCGGCAGCCTGGCCATGCACTCATGGTACCTAGCGAGCAAGCTCGAGTTGTGACTGTTGAAAGTTAAGTGATGAGTCCATGTAATGACCTCTCTTCTCAGCTGGTGACAGGAGCTTATAGTCTAGGCTGTCTACAGCTAAAGAAAGAGTAGTGTGAAAACTTTGCATCTGATGTTGTGACTTGGGATAATAATGTACAGAGTGCAAGGAGTGTCTAGCTGTTTAATAATGTGCAGGAGCGCAGAAACTCCGCTAGAATCAGTTTATCTTTTACAGATGATGATCTGCGTATGAAACGGGTGTAAACTGAAATTGGCCACGAATGGTTGTAGATGGTGCAAGTATGATGCTCTGGTGCTATAGCAAATAACATTCCTTTGGAAttcgcaaaaaaaggaaaaaaaaaacgaTGGACACATCTCAGTAGCACACAACCAGGGGATGATGTAAACCGTGAACGACTGGCAATGGGCTCCGTTTAGATGGCACCTCTGCTTTTTCTCTTTTCTAATCCTTAATGCAAGCTTTAAAAAATAAATCATATCCCTCTATTTATATCCCTCCTAGCGAGCTCAAGAGAGGCTCAACGAAAAAACTATTACAAGATGGGCCCTCGGCCAAATTTCCTAATTCATGAGCAACGGAATAGCCTCTCTAGGACTTTGCGCAGATGAGGTATAAGAAAAGCTGCACGCGATGTGACAGCAATCATCAAAGATTGCAGCCGCTGGACCTACAGATTGTCGCTTCAGCAGATAGCACATCGTAATA
Proteins encoded:
- the LOC123096841 gene encoding transmembrane protein 205, translating into MGWAARFLTAVSFLAAGVLFAPDALFGGAPGRPAAGVAAARLAHVLCFATAWGAALWVTFIGGIVMFKHLPRHQFGSLQGKMFPAYFMLISVCSAISVAAFAYLNPWKTASTIERYQLGFLLAALGFDLSNLLVFTPMTIEMMMKRHKIEKDLGIGGEVGRSRNAELAKTNPALAAMNKKFGMIHGLSSLANIMAFGSLAMHSWYLASKLEL